In one Mucilaginibacter sp. PAMB04168 genomic region, the following are encoded:
- a CDS encoding RagB/SusD family nutrient uptake outer membrane protein — MKAFKLYTIICTALLLTSCSKDFLDRTPGVTLPEDAVFTDPVLASQYAISAYAYLVDDYVRFDDHRGTTSQASDEAVSGNLDRSVLYLNQGLFHDHSERVASLNDIVNVWDREYQGIAITNMMLSKMATVPWTSIQNPARIEGETRFLRAFFYFELIKRFGGVPIIDRVYGVNEDIDLPRASYNDCVKFIMADLEKAETQLPRAEDLPLAENGRATIGAAKALKARVLLYAASALNNESNDLSKWAQAAAAAKAVMDLGTYSLQPTYKDILNVTSSTEYIMMKVRSTRVNTDGKIIDFAQSPGSGGANGQMNPTQNHVDLYEMTNGKAIADPTSGYDQQRPYANRDPRLTWNVIYNDENYQSRKIEMWSQNNANGTVTYGKDYNANNIIYTATRYYCRKYWPEVYINRVAGATYLNFLFFRYAEVLLNYAEAQNEAVGPDASVYDAINQIRARGDVNMPPLPLGLTKDQMRERIRNERAVELAFEDHRWYDIMRWKKGPEIVAQPVYGMNVIKNANGSFTYSKVLLGSNYQKVFRDYMHRYPIPRTEIYKSKGKLVQNTGW; from the coding sequence ATGAAAGCTTTTAAATTATACACTATCATATGCACCGCTTTACTGCTCACCTCATGCAGTAAAGACTTTTTAGACCGCACCCCGGGTGTAACCCTACCTGAAGATGCCGTGTTTACAGATCCGGTACTGGCATCACAATATGCCATTAGCGCCTACGCTTACCTGGTGGACGATTATGTGCGCTTTGACGACCACCGCGGTACCACATCGCAGGCCTCAGACGAGGCCGTATCCGGTAACCTCGACCGCTCAGTGCTTTATCTGAACCAAGGGCTTTTTCATGATCATTCAGAAAGGGTAGCCTCGCTGAATGATATTGTGAACGTTTGGGACAGGGAGTACCAAGGGATTGCCATTACCAACATGATGCTTTCTAAAATGGCCACCGTGCCCTGGACAAGCATTCAAAACCCGGCACGTATAGAGGGTGAAACACGTTTTCTACGGGCATTTTTTTATTTCGAACTTATTAAAAGGTTTGGCGGTGTGCCGATTATAGATCGCGTTTATGGCGTTAATGAAGATATTGACCTGCCACGTGCAAGCTACAATGATTGTGTAAAGTTCATCATGGCCGATCTGGAGAAAGCCGAAACACAATTGCCTCGGGCAGAAGATTTGCCCCTTGCCGAGAACGGCCGCGCTACAATCGGTGCTGCCAAAGCGCTGAAGGCAAGAGTACTGTTGTATGCGGCCAGCGCTTTGAATAATGAAAGTAATGATTTATCTAAATGGGCACAAGCTGCCGCAGCCGCTAAAGCGGTTATGGATTTAGGCACTTACTCATTACAACCTACCTACAAAGACATTTTAAATGTAACCTCATCAACCGAGTATATCATGATGAAGGTTAGATCGACCCGTGTTAATACGGACGGTAAAATCATCGACTTTGCACAATCCCCAGGTTCGGGCGGAGCCAACGGGCAGATGAACCCTACCCAAAACCATGTGGATTTGTATGAAATGACCAATGGCAAGGCCATAGCAGATCCCACCTCAGGATATGACCAGCAGCGGCCTTACGCTAACCGCGATCCGCGTTTAACCTGGAACGTTATTTATAACGATGAAAATTATCAGTCTCGCAAAATAGAGATGTGGTCGCAAAACAATGCTAACGGTACCGTAACCTACGGCAAAGATTACAATGCCAACAACATAATTTATACTGCTACCCGCTACTATTGCCGCAAATACTGGCCCGAGGTTTACATTAACCGTGTAGCAGGTGCCACTTACCTGAACTTTCTGTTTTTTAGATATGCGGAGGTATTGCTCAATTATGCCGAGGCACAAAATGAAGCAGTTGGTCCGGATGCCAGTGTGTATGATGCCATAAACCAGATAAGGGCACGAGGCGATGTAAACATGCCACCCTTGCCCCTCGGCCTAACTAAAGATCAAATGCGCGAACGTATCCGTAATGAGCGTGCCGTTGAACTAGCCTTTGAAGATCATCGCTGGTATGACATCATGCGCTGGAAAAAAGGCCCCGAGATTGTGGCCCAGCCGGTTTATGGAATGAACGTGATAAAAAATGCTAACGGCAGTTTTACCTACAGCAAGGTGCTTTTAGGTTCCAACTACCAAAAAGTATTCAGGGATTATATGCACCGCTACCCCATACCACGCACCGAGATATACAAGAGTAAGGGCAAACTGGTGCAAAATACCGGGTGGTAG
- a CDS encoding TonB-dependent receptor: MDKFYSVKASVGNSFFSKLKAIVTILITGIVLCSGLNSFAQQAITVTGTVKDSKGEALPGVSVRIKDSQSGTTSLATGNYSIRVPNANATLIFSFIGFGTQEVAIAGRTRIDVTMGDNATGLNEVVVLGFNQQQKKSSLTAAVSTVSGREILQSPTANTTNSLVGRVTGVTAVQRSGQPGADGAVLNVRGQSTYNNSGAIVVVDGIERPNFGDIDPNEIENISILKDAASTAIYGIRGANGVIVVTTKVGRIGKPKVSYTGNFSLQSYTGIPKALSAYDNAYLMNEGMRNDGVAPRWTDTELQKFKDGSDPLGYPDVNWFDYLTRKYYPQTQHNVNISGGTNVIRYAVSAGYLYQGGIFKKFDSPFGINSQPDYNRYNFRSNVDINLSKSLTVSVKLGGRMERRYQPAGLRASSGNFSYDNLEGMISRILQTPSFAYPVMLPDGRIAQNSEVGTNIWNPLAVITRWGTRNDDNNTVESTFNLNWKLDAITKGLTFTTNFGYDSYYTSATRRNAVWAAYTYDRQTGAITLSSDRPRDEPLSTLISESGGTLRTNIQTGFNYNRSFGNDHNVSGLLLGTRQLIKGEGTTQYTIPPRAAQGVLGRITYNFREKYFFEADAGYNGSENFAKGKQYGFFPAISAGWTISKESFLKNVEWLDFLKIRGSYGKVGNDQLDQRFLFLTNYAITTNGIQFGQVTAPTNNQIVYLPNTSTLNGLGNPDITWETGIKRNIGFESEFFNHRLKVNVDFFDEKRSDILTDRRSGLLAFGHLYPSLNVGEVYNKGYEAEVDYQHKIGKLTLGINTQLSFARNRIDNADEPIGAPDYQKQQGKRVGQFFGYKTNGFFTSEQDIANSPLVSFTTKSIPGDLKYVDVNGDNVINTDDRVAIGYSRIPEYTYSFTPRASWNNISLSILFQGVANVSSDVFLSEQNNGQQMYEFMLDRWTPQTAASATWPAIHSRSSTYPNYQLNDFVLQNAAYLKIRNAELAWMLPSRWVKALKVASIRVFANGQNLHTWTKFKMYVDPENVNLSNTSFSKQSLYPSSRIYNFGVNLQF; this comes from the coding sequence ATGGACAAATTTTACTCTGTAAAAGCGTCTGTTGGGAACAGTTTTTTTAGCAAGCTCAAAGCAATAGTAACTATCCTAATAACAGGTATTGTACTTTGCTCAGGTTTAAACTCGTTTGCTCAACAGGCCATAACGGTAACCGGTACCGTAAAAGATTCAAAAGGCGAGGCGCTGCCCGGCGTAAGCGTGCGCATCAAAGATTCGCAATCGGGTACTACTTCACTGGCTACCGGCAACTATAGCATCAGGGTGCCTAATGCCAACGCTACGCTGATATTCAGTTTTATTGGCTTTGGTACACAAGAAGTTGCCATTGCAGGCAGAACCCGAATTGATGTTACCATGGGCGATAATGCTACCGGTCTTAATGAGGTGGTAGTGTTGGGCTTTAACCAGCAACAAAAGAAATCATCATTAACAGCGGCAGTAAGTACCGTTAGCGGGCGCGAAATTTTGCAGTCGCCAACAGCTAATACTACCAATAGCCTGGTTGGTCGGGTAACGGGTGTTACCGCTGTGCAGCGCAGCGGGCAGCCAGGTGCAGATGGTGCCGTACTTAACGTACGCGGGCAGTCCACTTACAACAACTCAGGTGCTATTGTGGTGGTTGATGGTATTGAGCGCCCCAATTTTGGCGACATTGACCCTAACGAGATTGAAAACATCAGTATACTAAAAGATGCCGCTTCAACGGCCATTTATGGTATACGTGGTGCCAACGGTGTAATTGTAGTTACCACAAAGGTGGGCCGTATAGGTAAACCCAAAGTAAGCTATACCGGTAACTTCAGTTTGCAAAGCTATACCGGTATTCCTAAGGCGTTAAGCGCCTATGATAATGCTTACCTCATGAACGAGGGCATGCGTAATGATGGCGTTGCACCACGCTGGACCGATACTGAGCTGCAAAAGTTTAAGGATGGTTCAGATCCCTTAGGTTATCCGGATGTAAACTGGTTTGATTACCTCACGCGCAAATATTACCCGCAAACGCAGCATAACGTAAACATTAGCGGCGGTACCAATGTGATCAGATACGCTGTTTCTGCCGGCTATTTATATCAGGGTGGTATCTTCAAAAAGTTCGATTCGCCTTTTGGCATCAACTCACAACCCGATTATAACCGTTATAATTTCAGGAGCAACGTTGATATAAACCTGAGCAAAAGTTTAACGGTAAGCGTTAAACTTGGCGGACGTATGGAGCGCCGCTATCAGCCGGCGGGTTTGCGCGCTTCATCGGGCAATTTCTCGTACGATAACCTGGAAGGTATGATTTCGCGTATTTTACAAACGCCGTCATTTGCCTATCCGGTTATGTTGCCCGATGGTCGCATTGCGCAAAACTCCGAAGTGGGTACCAATATCTGGAATCCACTGGCTGTAATTACCCGCTGGGGTACTCGTAACGATGATAATAACACGGTTGAAAGTACCTTTAACCTTAACTGGAAACTGGATGCCATAACTAAAGGACTAACCTTTACTACCAATTTTGGTTACGACTCCTATTACACCAGCGCCACCCGCCGTAATGCCGTTTGGGCCGCCTATACTTACGATAGGCAAACAGGTGCAATAACGCTATCGAGCGATAGGCCGCGCGATGAGCCTTTGAGTACACTGATATCTGAAAGCGGCGGTACATTGCGTACCAATATCCAAACAGGGTTTAATTACAACCGCAGTTTCGGTAATGATCATAACGTAAGCGGGTTATTGTTAGGCACCCGCCAGCTCATAAAAGGTGAGGGCACTACACAATACACCATACCGCCACGTGCCGCTCAGGGCGTATTAGGCCGTATTACCTACAACTTTCGCGAAAAATATTTCTTTGAAGCTGATGCTGGTTACAATGGTTCTGAAAACTTTGCCAAAGGAAAACAGTATGGTTTCTTTCCGGCAATATCGGCCGGGTGGACTATCTCTAAAGAAAGCTTCCTGAAAAATGTAGAATGGCTGGACTTTTTGAAGATTAGAGGAAGTTACGGTAAAGTGGGTAATGATCAACTCGATCAGCGCTTCTTATTCCTTACCAATTACGCTATTACCACCAACGGTATACAGTTTGGCCAGGTAACTGCGCCAACCAACAACCAAATAGTTTATCTGCCAAATACCTCAACCCTTAACGGGTTAGGCAACCCAGATATTACCTGGGAGACCGGTATTAAAAGGAACATCGGTTTTGAGAGTGAGTTTTTTAATCATCGCTTGAAAGTAAATGTGGATTTCTTTGACGAAAAGCGTTCGGATATCTTAACCGACAGGCGTTCGGGCTTATTAGCATTTGGGCACTTATACCCATCGCTTAACGTAGGTGAAGTATACAATAAAGGTTACGAGGCCGAAGTTGACTATCAACACAAAATTGGTAAGCTAACATTGGGCATTAATACCCAGCTATCATTTGCACGCAACCGTATTGACAATGCCGATGAGCCAATTGGTGCGCCCGACTACCAAAAGCAGCAAGGTAAAAGGGTTGGCCAGTTCTTTGGTTATAAAACCAACGGATTCTTTACCTCTGAACAGGATATAGCCAACTCGCCTTTAGTAAGTTTTACAACTAAATCCATCCCCGGCGATTTGAAATATGTTGACGTTAATGGCGACAATGTAATTAACACGGATGACCGCGTAGCGATAGGTTATTCGCGCATACCCGAGTATACTTACAGTTTTACACCACGTGCATCATGGAATAATATCTCATTATCCATCCTGTTTCAGGGGGTAGCCAATGTAAGTTCGGATGTTTTTTTGTCTGAGCAAAACAATGGCCAGCAGATGTATGAATTCATGCTAGACAGGTGGACGCCACAAACCGCGGCCAGTGCAACATGGCCTGCTATACACTCACGTTCGAGCACGTACCCCAACTACCAGCTTAATGATTTTGTGCTGCAAAACGCGGCTTACCTCAAAATTCGTAACGCTGAGTTAGCCTGGATGTTGCCTTCGCGCTGGGTTAAGGCATTAAAAGTAGCGTCCATAAGGGTATTTGCCAACGGTCAAAACCTGCACACCTGGACCAAATTTAAAATGTATGTAGATCCGGAGAATGTGAACCTTTCTAACACGAGCTTCTCTAAGCAATCGCTTTACCCGTCATCACGCATCTACAATTTTGGTGTTAACCTCCAATTTTAA